The window TCTACCAGGGCAACACGCTCCTCCAGGAGACCGACCGGTACCAGCGGATGCTGTCCGTCGGTCGGCTGAGCGCAGAACCACTGCCGTACCGCCTGGTGTCGGAGAACAAGCGGGACACCTGGGCCGGTCCGTACTCCACCGCCACCCGGACGGAGTGGGGCTTCACCTCCGGTGCGGTCGGCCAGGGCATGGTGTGGAACCCGTCGCTGATCCAGCTCGACTACGCCGTGGACACCGATGTCGACGGGAAGACGAAACGCGACGCCGACCTCACCGTCACCGCACTGCACCTGCCAACGGCGGCGCAGGCGGCCGACATCCGCACGGTGACCCTCGACGTGTCGTACGACGACGGGGTCACCTGGCACCACGCCAAGCTCCACCGCACCGGCCCCGGCTGGCGCACCCGCCTCGACGCCCCGCGTACCGCACGGTCCGTCACCCTCCGGGCGACCGCGCGCGACACGGGCGGCAACAGCATCGACCAGCGCATCACCCGGGCCTTCGGCCTGCGGTGATGGTCGGGGTGGGGCCCCGTGGAGGGGGCCCCACCCCGAGTTCGGCCGTCGTGGCACCCCACCCGTCCGGCCCCCGCCCGCCGGACAGGTCATCGGTGTCGCATCCTGCCGGCAGCCCGGTTTACCCGCCTGTGCCGCGGGTAAGGCGAAGTGCGTCGATGGGCTGGGCGCCGGCGCTCCGGGCACCGTCACCGCGGGAGTGGCCGACGTCACCGAAGCCGGTGGTGTCGACCGACCGGGTCTCCTGTGACCCCTGGGTTGGTGACCGGGGTGACAGTGCGGCGGCAGTGGTCCACGGGTCATGCTGGGAGAGACCAACGACGAATGAGGTGGGCGCGACATGGCTACGGAGAAGGCGATTCTGGCCGGAGGCTGTTTCTGGGGGATGCAGGACCTGATCCGGCGGCGCCCCGGTGTGGTCACGACACGGGTCGGTTACACCGGTGGCGAGGTGGCGAATGCCACCTACCGCAACCACGAGGGTCACGCGGAGGCTATCGAGATCACGTTCGATCCGTCGGTGACGTCGTACCGGGACCTGCTCGAGTTCTTCTTCCAGATCCACGATCCGACCACCCTGAACCGGCAGGGCGGTGACATCGGCACCAGCTACCGGTCGGCGATCTTCTACGAGAGCGACGAGCAGAAGCGGGTCGCCGAGGACACCATCGCCGACGTCGACGCGTCCGGGCTCTGGCCGGGCAAGGTGGTCACCGAGGTGACGGCCGCCGGTCCGTTCTGGGAGGCGGAGCCGGAGCACCAGGATTATCTGGAACGCATCCCCAACGGTTACACCTGCCACTTCCCGCGACCGAACTGGACACTGCCGCGCCGTTCCCAGTGACGGTCGCCGAAGCCCTGTCGCAGCCACCCGGCCGTCCGTACGCGGGATGAGATGCTGTCGGCGTGAAAAACGCGCGGCGGATGTGGACACTGTTCGAACCCGTGCACGCCGTCACGTACTTCACGGCGGAGGCACGGCAGGCGTACGAGGCGGCCGGGCTGCGCGGCTACTGGCGGGGGTACTTCGCCGGGCGGGCGGCTCCACTCGGGCCGGTCGGGGCGGCCCCGGCCGTGGCCGTCTTCTTCAACTTCGCGCCCGCCATGGTCGCCCGTGCCCTGCCCGACGTGTGGCAGCGGGCGACTGTGGCGGAGACGCTCGTGGCGCGCCTGGCCGGGGCGACGGACGCGTTGGCCCGGCTCACCGCGGGCATCCAGGTCGGCACGGTCGAGGCAGCCGCCGACCTCCTGGAAGAGGCGGTCCACCGCCTCGATCCGGCGGGTCGGGTGCTCGGGGCCGCCAACGCGGCGTTGCCGGTGCCGCAGGATCCGCTCGGTCGGCTGTGGCAGGCCGCCACGACCCTGCGCGAGCATCGTGGGGACGGGCACGTCGCCGCGCTGGTGACGGCCGGACTGGGTGGATGCGAGCCGCTGGTATGGCGGGCGGCGACGGACCTCGGCCGCGAGGTCCTGCAACCGAACCGGGGCTGGTCCGACGATGAGTGGAGCGACGCGACCCGGCGGCTCGTCGAGCGCGGATGGCTCGCCGAGGACGGCACTCCCACCGACACCGGCGTTGCCGCGTACGAGTGGATCGAGAGCGTGACCGACGACGTTGCCGCAGCCGCCTGGACCGGCGTCGATCCGGCGGATGTCGCCGCGCTGCTGACCCCGATCGCGCACGCCTGCCGGGCCGCGCTGCCCCCGGTCAGTCCGATCGGGCTGCCCGAGCCC of the Micromonospora sp. NBC_01796 genome contains:
- the msrA gene encoding peptide-methionine (S)-S-oxide reductase MsrA, translating into MATEKAILAGGCFWGMQDLIRRRPGVVTTRVGYTGGEVANATYRNHEGHAEAIEITFDPSVTSYRDLLEFFFQIHDPTTLNRQGGDIGTSYRSAIFYESDEQKRVAEDTIADVDASGLWPGKVVTEVTAAGPFWEAEPEHQDYLERIPNGYTCHFPRPNWTLPRRSQ
- a CDS encoding SCO6745 family protein produces the protein MWTLFEPVHAVTYFTAEARQAYEAAGLRGYWRGYFAGRAAPLGPVGAAPAVAVFFNFAPAMVARALPDVWQRATVAETLVARLAGATDALARLTAGIQVGTVEAAADLLEEAVHRLDPAGRVLGAANAALPVPQDPLGRLWQAATTLREHRGDGHVAALVTAGLGGCEPLVWRAATDLGREVLQPNRGWSDDEWSDATRRLVERGWLAEDGTPTDTGVAAYEWIESVTDDVAAAAWTGVDPADVAALLTPIAHACRAALPPVSPIGLPEPGGPDTGGGPDGAGA